A region of Beijerinckia sp. 28-YEA-48 DNA encodes the following proteins:
- a CDS encoding ABC transporter substrate-binding protein yields MMKRRVLLAGVAAGAFAVPFAGMLTSAAAQEVVKIGLIATLTGPQASSGRQKVAGARLFMAQNGDMVAGKKIELIVKDDTGVADQTRRIAQELIVNDKVAFLAGFSLTPLALAVAPVITQAKVPAIIMTAGTSVITERSPYFVRVSFTLPQQTVPITEWAAKNGIKTAVSLVSDYGPGIDAQDAFKMGLEARGGKVLEQLKAPLANPEFAAFLQRAKDLKPDALFLFVPAPTAGSLMRQVVDRGISEAGIKVIGTGDITDDDQLNGMGDAVIGLTTSHFYSAAHDSPMNKKFVADFKAANNNMRPNFIGVAGYDGMHLMYEALKKTDGKTDGTALVEAMKGMKVESPRGSFSIDPATRDVVQDVYIRKVERKDGELYNVEFDVVKDVKDPTHK; encoded by the coding sequence ATGATGAAGCGCAGAGTTCTGCTCGCTGGCGTTGCCGCCGGCGCGTTCGCCGTACCGTTCGCGGGAATGCTGACCAGTGCTGCCGCCCAGGAAGTCGTCAAAATCGGTCTCATTGCCACACTGACCGGTCCGCAAGCTTCGTCCGGCCGCCAAAAGGTCGCCGGCGCCCGTCTCTTCATGGCCCAGAACGGCGATATGGTCGCTGGCAAGAAGATCGAGCTGATCGTCAAGGACGACACCGGCGTTGCTGACCAGACCCGCCGCATTGCCCAAGAATTAATCGTCAATGACAAGGTGGCCTTCCTCGCCGGCTTCAGCCTGACGCCGCTGGCGCTTGCCGTCGCCCCGGTTATCACTCAGGCCAAGGTTCCGGCCATCATCATGACCGCCGGCACCTCGGTCATCACCGAGCGTTCGCCTTATTTCGTGCGCGTCAGCTTCACCCTGCCGCAGCAGACCGTTCCGATCACCGAATGGGCGGCTAAGAACGGCATCAAGACCGCCGTGTCGCTGGTCTCCGATTACGGCCCGGGCATCGACGCGCAGGATGCGTTCAAGATGGGCCTCGAGGCGCGGGGCGGTAAAGTTCTTGAGCAGCTCAAGGCGCCGCTCGCCAATCCGGAGTTCGCCGCGTTCCTGCAGCGCGCCAAGGATCTGAAGCCCGATGCGCTGTTCCTCTTCGTGCCGGCGCCGACCGCTGGTTCGCTCATGCGCCAGGTCGTTGACCGTGGCATCAGCGAGGCCGGCATCAAGGTGATTGGCACCGGCGACATCACCGATGACGATCAGCTCAACGGCATGGGTGATGCGGTGATCGGCCTGACGACGTCGCATTTCTATTCGGCCGCGCACGACTCGCCGATGAACAAAAAGTTTGTCGCCGACTTCAAGGCCGCCAACAACAATATGCGGCCGAACTTCATCGGCGTCGCCGGCTATGACGGCATGCACCTCATGTACGAGGCGCTGAAGAAGACGGATGGCAAGACCGACGGTACTGCCCTCGTCGAAGCGATGAAGGGCATGAAGGTGGAGAGCCCGCGTGGCAGCTTCTCCATTGACCCGGCGACGCGCGACGTTGTGCAGGATGTCTACATCCGCAAGGTCGAGCGTAAGGACGGCGAGCTCTACAACGTCGAGTTCGACGTCGTGAAAGACGTGAAAGACCCGACGCATAAATAA
- a CDS encoding YkgJ family cysteine cluster protein has product MTNDNELDMIVPGRACGSCTMCCKVLYITDFAKPAGRWCSHVKPGTGCTIYEQRPQTCRTFLCKWLQDENMGDEWKPERSKFVISQMTEGGNLLIAVDPNFANAWRRPPYFAVIHRWILDGAAQGRFVFVRIGERCLALLPDGERDLGAVSPQDHITVSRQAGPAGPVFTATVHRNAA; this is encoded by the coding sequence ATGACCAACGACAACGAACTCGACATGATCGTGCCCGGCCGCGCCTGCGGCTCCTGCACCATGTGCTGCAAGGTTCTCTACATCACCGATTTCGCCAAGCCGGCCGGCCGCTGGTGCAGCCACGTCAAGCCGGGGACAGGCTGTACGATCTACGAACAGCGGCCCCAGACGTGCCGCACCTTCCTGTGCAAATGGCTGCAGGACGAGAATATGGGCGACGAATGGAAGCCGGAACGGTCGAAATTCGTCATTTCCCAGATGACCGAGGGCGGCAATCTCCTGATCGCCGTCGATCCGAATTTCGCCAATGCCTGGCGCCGCCCCCCCTATTTCGCCGTCATCCATCGTTGGATTCTCGATGGCGCCGCGCAAGGCCGTTTCGTCTTCGTGCGCATCGGCGAACGCTGCCTGGCCTTGCTGCCTGACGGCGAACGCGACCTTGGCGCGGTCAGCCCGCAGGACCACATCACGGTGTCGCGCCAGGCGGGGCCGGCCGGCCCTGTTTTCACCGCGACGGTGCATCGGAATGCGGCCTGA
- a CDS encoding M48 family metallopeptidase, which produces MQQGPATFYDGLTNKPHTVIVRLGHTLEIVEDDRVLAGWPYEWVRRADSSDGSFRLRTLNGAQLARLIMPDDFFAAQLRKACPRLDVEDTTSGTATGRIVAWSLAAAVSLILTGLYGIPYVADKLTPMMPMTFENYLGEATDKQVGTIFNTSACDTPEGSAAFRKLIGKIVAPAELPVAVRASVVRSGIPNAIALPGGKVYLFRGLLDKAQSPDEIAGVLAHELGHVKHRDSMRILLQAGGTSFLLGLLFGDVTGSGAAIYAAKTLTNASYTRDAERNADGLAIEVMQSLGRSPKPLGELLLRVTGPEDRGLMNFVASHPLSEERLQRMAAAAPATAGPPILSEAEWQSLKQICGPAKPSDKTNDKT; this is translated from the coding sequence ATGCAGCAAGGCCCTGCCACATTCTACGATGGACTCACGAACAAGCCGCACACTGTAATTGTGCGGCTTGGGCATACGCTGGAGATCGTCGAGGACGACCGAGTGCTCGCCGGCTGGCCCTATGAATGGGTGCGGCGCGCCGACTCGTCGGACGGCAGCTTTCGCCTGCGCACCCTGAATGGCGCCCAACTGGCGCGTCTGATCATGCCCGACGATTTTTTCGCCGCGCAGCTGCGCAAGGCTTGCCCGCGCCTGGACGTCGAGGACACGACGTCAGGAACCGCCACCGGCCGCATCGTTGCCTGGTCGCTTGCCGCCGCTGTGTCGCTGATCTTGACCGGGCTCTACGGCATTCCTTACGTGGCCGATAAGCTGACGCCGATGATGCCGATGACCTTTGAAAACTATCTCGGCGAAGCAACTGACAAGCAAGTCGGCACGATTTTCAATACGAGCGCTTGCGACACTCCCGAAGGCTCCGCCGCCTTCCGCAAGCTGATCGGCAAAATCGTGGCGCCGGCTGAACTGCCCGTCGCCGTGCGCGCCAGCGTGGTGCGCTCGGGCATTCCCAATGCCATCGCTTTGCCTGGCGGCAAGGTCTATCTGTTTCGCGGCCTGCTTGACAAAGCGCAAAGCCCTGACGAGATCGCCGGCGTGCTGGCACATGAGCTCGGCCATGTGAAACATCGCGACAGCATGCGCATTCTCCTCCAGGCAGGCGGCACGTCCTTCCTGCTTGGCCTGCTGTTTGGTGACGTCACCGGATCGGGCGCGGCGATCTATGCGGCGAAAACGCTGACCAACGCCTCCTATACGCGCGATGCCGAACGCAATGCCGATGGCCTCGCCATCGAAGTGATGCAAAGCCTCGGCCGCTCGCCCAAGCCCCTGGGCGAACTACTGCTACGGGTGACGGGCCCGGAAGATCGTGGCCTGATGAACTTTGTCGCCAGTCACCCCTTGTCGGAAGAACGGTTGCAGCGGATGGCTGCCGCCGCCCCAGCAACCGCTGGACCGCCGATCCTGAGCGAGGCAGAGTGGCAAAGCCTGAAACAGATCTGCGGGCCCGCGAAACCAAGCGATAAGACGAACGATAAAACATGA
- a CDS encoding RidA family protein, translated as MISRVWVLHEGRELLKVSVNGVANGDIEGESRVAMESALSALIEAGFHDDHIVRSRLYARDAEARQLASNARLSMLGGPRRAASSSYIDPERLPMGSSIAIDLVAQRVHRAEVAKHVAEYDPIIAPPMYVALDGMVFLSGNTDTAPEFEQQLENIRAKIDASLAAAGTDWRRLFDFTAHVSRTIGPRRAARGLAKYFPEVASVTISSVIGYSAPEKLVEIEVAASL; from the coding sequence ATGATCTCCCGGGTCTGGGTTTTGCATGAGGGACGGGAACTCCTGAAAGTGTCGGTTAACGGCGTAGCCAACGGCGACATCGAGGGGGAAAGCCGGGTCGCCATGGAAAGCGCGCTGTCGGCGCTGATCGAAGCAGGTTTTCACGACGATCATATCGTGCGCAGCCGGCTCTATGCGCGCGATGCCGAGGCGCGGCAGCTGGCCAGCAATGCGCGCCTGTCCATGCTCGGCGGCCCGCGCCGCGCCGCCAGTTCCAGCTATATCGATCCCGAGCGCTTGCCGATGGGCAGCAGCATCGCGATCGATCTCGTAGCTCAACGGGTGCATCGAGCCGAGGTGGCGAAACATGTCGCCGAATATGATCCGATCATCGCGCCGCCCATGTATGTGGCGCTCGATGGCATGGTGTTTCTGTCCGGCAATACGGATACGGCGCCTGAGTTCGAACAGCAGTTGGAGAATATCCGGGCCAAGATCGACGCGAGCCTGGCAGCGGCTGGCACGGACTGGCGCCGTCTGTTCGATTTCACCGCCCATGTCTCCAGGACCATCGGGCCACGTCGCGCCGCACGCGGCCTGGCCAAGTATTTCCCCGAGGTGGCGAGCGTGACGATCTCAAGTGTGATCGGTTACTCGGCGCCCGAGAAGCTGGTCGAGATCGAAGTGGCTGCTAGTCTCTGA
- a CDS encoding DUF898 family protein, whose product MTDQLTTARAQAPADRITFLRDGRRFLHLLVRGALLQLVTFGFYRFWLTTDLRRHLWSRTALNGENFEYTGRGRELLVGFLIALAILVPIYLVIFLIGLWLEQLRAFSSLLLILFMYLFGQFALYRARRYRLSRTVWRGVRFWMTGSGWAYALRAFGWQILVVLSLGLVYPWYARWRESFKMRNTYYGDAPGAFEGRGGQFFKRGIGLWLLTVGGLIALLAGTAAFDWIKLAGDEKDLPIAATFGYGAAVVLWFIASLIAYPYFRALEWRWWAQGVRLGNVSMNSTLRGGQFLRLYLRTIGWALLLLIGWLIVGALLALIVHLGLGDLKLLMSETAGRMKSPGIFHIAILVAAALFYLLILMSFGIVQRFFGMHEIWRAVVESLTVAGVASLEGVAQRGDAASALGEGLADSLDIGGF is encoded by the coding sequence ATGACCGATCAATTGACTACAGCGCGCGCGCAAGCCCCCGCTGACCGAATTACGTTCCTGCGCGATGGCCGTCGCTTCCTGCATCTTCTGGTGCGCGGCGCGCTGTTGCAGCTTGTCACCTTCGGTTTCTATCGCTTCTGGCTGACAACGGACCTGCGCCGGCACCTGTGGTCGCGCACCGCGCTGAACGGCGAGAACTTCGAATACACCGGCCGTGGACGCGAGCTGCTGGTCGGCTTTCTGATCGCGCTCGCCATTCTGGTGCCGATCTATCTGGTGATTTTCCTGATCGGTCTCTGGCTCGAGCAATTGCGCGCTTTCTCGTCGCTGCTGCTCATCCTGTTCATGTATCTGTTCGGACAATTCGCGCTGTACCGGGCGCGGCGCTACCGGCTGTCGCGCACGGTGTGGCGCGGCGTGCGCTTCTGGATGACAGGATCAGGCTGGGCCTATGCGCTGCGCGCCTTCGGCTGGCAGATCCTCGTCGTGCTGTCGCTTGGGCTCGTCTATCCGTGGTACGCGCGCTGGCGTGAAAGCTTCAAGATGCGCAACACCTATTATGGCGACGCGCCCGGCGCCTTCGAGGGGCGCGGCGGCCAGTTCTTCAAGCGCGGCATCGGCCTATGGCTGCTGACCGTCGGCGGACTGATCGCTCTTCTGGCAGGCACAGCCGCTTTCGACTGGATCAAACTGGCCGGCGACGAGAAAGACCTCCCGATCGCGGCCACCTTTGGCTATGGCGCGGCAGTGGTGCTCTGGTTCATCGCGTCACTCATCGCCTATCCTTATTTCAGAGCGCTCGAATGGCGCTGGTGGGCGCAGGGCGTGCGCCTCGGCAACGTCTCGATGAACTCGACATTGCGTGGCGGGCAATTTCTGCGGCTTTATCTGCGGACCATCGGCTGGGCGCTCCTGCTCCTCATCGGCTGGTTGATCGTCGGTGCGCTCCTCGCCCTCATCGTTCATCTAGGTTTGGGCGACCTCAAACTTCTGATGAGTGAAACCGCCGGCCGGATGAAATCGCCAGGCATTTTCCACATCGCCATCCTGGTCGCAGCAGCCCTCTTCTATCTCTTGATCCTCATGTCCTTCGGCATCGTGCAGCGCTTCTTTGGCATGCATGAAATCTGGCGGGCGGTGGTTGAATCTCTCACCGTCGCGGGCGTCGCCTCCTTGGAGGGGGTGGCCCAGCGAGGCGACGCAGCAAGCGCGCTTGGCGAGGGACTTGCCGACAGCCTCGATATTGGTGGATTCTAA
- a CDS encoding branched-chain amino acid ABC transporter permease — MLTILFDGIAYGMLLFVLSVGLCVTLGLMNFINLAHGAFAMAGGYLTVVMMNWYGISFYWCLPAAFIASAVLGVVLERTLYSRLYDKTHLDQVLFSIGLIFIATAAVDYVMGASQQIINLPAHLSGRFEFLGASIGVYRLFVIVICGLLTILLQYVIGRTRFGSRLRASVDDRRVARGLGIDVTSIFALTFAVGSGLAGLGGALGASILSMDPTFPLKYMIYFLIVISVGGTTTITGPFFASILLGIADVAGKYFVPSIGGFIIYSIMVLVLIFKPEGLFTRSTRR, encoded by the coding sequence TTGCTTACAATTTTGTTCGACGGCATCGCCTACGGCATGCTGCTCTTCGTTTTGTCCGTAGGACTGTGTGTCACCCTCGGGCTGATGAATTTCATCAACCTCGCCCATGGCGCTTTCGCCATGGCGGGGGGCTACCTCACGGTGGTCATGATGAACTGGTACGGCATCTCGTTCTACTGGTGCCTGCCGGCGGCTTTCATCGCCAGCGCCGTGCTGGGTGTCGTGCTGGAGCGCACGCTTTATTCGCGCCTCTACGACAAGACCCATCTCGATCAGGTGTTGTTCTCGATCGGTCTGATCTTCATCGCCACCGCGGCGGTGGATTATGTGATGGGCGCCAGCCAGCAGATCATCAATCTGCCGGCCCATCTCAGTGGCCGCTTCGAGTTCTTGGGCGCCAGCATCGGCGTCTATCGGCTGTTCGTGATCGTCATCTGCGGCCTGCTGACGATACTCCTGCAATATGTCATCGGTCGCACGCGCTTTGGCAGTCGCCTGCGCGCCTCGGTCGATGACCGGCGCGTGGCGCGCGGTCTTGGTATCGACGTGACCAGTATCTTCGCGCTCACTTTCGCGGTTGGCTCCGGCCTCGCCGGTCTTGGCGGTGCGTTGGGCGCCAGCATCCTGTCCATGGACCCGACATTCCCGCTCAAATACATGATCTATTTCCTCATCGTCATTTCCGTTGGCGGCACCACCACCATCACCGGTCCGTTCTTTGCCTCGATCCTGCTCGGCATTGCCGACGTCGCCGGCAAATATTTCGTGCCCTCGATCGGCGGCTTCATCATCTATTCGATCATGGTGCTGGTGCTGATCTTCAAGCCCGAAGGCCTGTTCACGCGGAGCACCCGCCGATGA
- a CDS encoding long-chain-fatty-acid--CoA ligase: protein MLGLMQDWPLLIPKIIDHAAKQHGTREVVTRSVEGPIVRTDYAAIRARALKVAQRLTREGVRPGDRIATLAWNTARHLETWYGITGAGAIYHTVNPRLFPEQIVWIVNHAEDRMVLVDPTFVPLLEAIASRLPTVERYVVLTDAAHMPKTALKNAVAYEDWIGECDGDFRWLELDERSAAGLCYTSGTTGDPKGVLYSHRSNVLHGLAASMMDCLAISANTTILPIVPLFHANSWSIAFSAPMVGAKMVMPGPKLDGASVYELLETEQVTCTAGVPTVWAMLLQYLEKENKTFSTLKRLVIGGSAAPRAMIEAFEKRYGVEVIHAWGMTEMSPLGTVCSIKPVVSGLKGDALYDLKSKQGHTPFMIEMKITDDEGKELPWDGKTFGRLKVAGPAVVKAYYRGEGSVLDDRGFFDTGDVATIDEHGYMAITDRSKDVIKSGGEWISSIDLENIACGHPDVAEAAVIGIRHPKWDERPLLVVVQKPDHTVDKAALLAFLSGKIAKWWMPDDVQIVSEIPHTATGKINKVRLREQFVDYRLPTAV from the coding sequence ATGCTGGGGCTCATGCAGGATTGGCCGCTGCTCATACCAAAAATCATTGATCATGCAGCAAAACAGCATGGCACACGCGAGGTCGTGACACGCTCCGTCGAGGGGCCGATCGTGCGCACCGACTATGCCGCCATCCGCGCCCGCGCCCTGAAGGTCGCGCAGCGACTGACACGGGAGGGCGTGCGCCCGGGCGACCGCATTGCAACACTGGCCTGGAACACCGCCCGCCATCTTGAAACCTGGTATGGCATCACCGGCGCCGGCGCCATTTACCACACGGTTAATCCGCGGCTGTTTCCCGAGCAGATCGTCTGGATCGTCAACCATGCGGAAGATCGCATGGTGCTGGTCGATCCGACATTCGTGCCCTTGCTGGAGGCCATCGCCAGCCGGCTGCCGACGGTCGAACGCTATGTCGTCCTCACCGATGCGGCGCATATGCCCAAGACCGCCCTCAAAAACGCCGTCGCCTATGAGGATTGGATTGGCGAATGCGACGGCGACTTTCGCTGGCTTGAGCTGGATGAGCGCTCCGCCGCCGGCCTCTGCTACACCTCGGGCACGACGGGAGACCCCAAGGGCGTGCTCTACTCGCATCGTTCCAACGTGCTGCATGGGCTCGCCGCCAGCATGATGGACTGCCTGGCGATCAGCGCCAACACGACGATCCTACCGATCGTGCCGCTGTTCCATGCCAATTCCTGGTCGATCGCCTTTTCGGCGCCGATGGTGGGCGCGAAAATGGTGATGCCGGGGCCGAAGCTCGACGGCGCTTCCGTTTATGAACTTCTGGAAACGGAGCAAGTGACCTGTACGGCGGGCGTGCCAACCGTGTGGGCCATGCTGCTGCAATATTTGGAGAAGGAGAACAAAACTTTCTCCACCCTAAAACGCCTGGTGATCGGCGGCTCGGCCGCGCCGCGCGCCATGATCGAAGCGTTCGAAAAGCGCTATGGCGTCGAGGTCATTCACGCCTGGGGCATGACCGAAATGAGCCCGCTCGGGACGGTCTGTTCCATCAAGCCCGTCGTCAGTGGATTGAAGGGCGATGCGCTTTACGATCTCAAAAGCAAACAGGGCCACACCCCGTTCATGATCGAGATGAAGATCACCGATGACGAGGGCAAGGAACTGCCGTGGGACGGCAAGACCTTTGGCCGCCTCAAAGTGGCGGGACCGGCGGTGGTGAAAGCCTATTACCGCGGCGAAGGCAGTGTCCTCGACGACAGAGGCTTTTTCGATACGGGCGACGTCGCCACGATCGATGAGCACGGTTATATGGCCATCACCGATCGCTCGAAGGACGTGATCAAATCGGGCGGCGAATGGATTTCGTCGATCGATCTGGAGAACATCGCCTGCGGCCATCCCGATGTGGCCGAGGCGGCTGTTATCGGCATCCGCCATCCAAAATGGGACGAGCGGCCGCTGCTGGTCGTGGTGCAAAAGCCTGACCATACGGTCGACAAGGCGGCGCTTTTGGCCTTCCTGTCAGGCAAGATCGCCAAATGGTGGATGCCCGACGACGTCCAAATCGTCAGCGAAATCCCCCATACGGCGACGGGAAAGATCAATAAAGTGCGGCTGCGCGAGCAATTTGTCGACTACCGGCTGCCGACCGCTGTGTAG
- a CDS encoding B12-binding domain-containing radical SAM protein, translating to MSRRIRVLMIFPRFNPHSFWSYEGAVEVLGAKYPAAPLGMITLAALLPAAWDIRLINRNTDTLEEHDLDWPDMVMTGGMLSQQNDALDLIERCRARNLPVVVGGPDATSSPHIYDRADFQVLGEVEDIIGDFVAAWDNGERQGRFIAPRFQVNVTKTPIPRFDLLKFKDYLYIGLQFSRGCPFTCEFCDIIELYGRNPRAKTADQMLAELDRLYELGYRGHLDFVDDNLIGNKKAVKAFLPHLIAWQKRRHFPFTFSTEASLNIADDPVLMTMMREANFFGFFVGIESPDPETLIQMAKKQNIKHEIYESVHKIYAQGMILFPGFIVGFDSEKQSVADGIMQCIEDAALPMGMLGLLYALPGTQLTRRLAKEGRLHPETGHDVDSRQGDFALSGLNFETSRPRAEILRDFAGVLRRLYEPKAYFARLRRAVVPMQRVKLPAWIAIRDSLREIDRFFKIMWEVTVHRPDMRWPVWKLIIECLVRNPSAIRNIMVMVVFYLYLAPLSRFWIGETERQIEAIESGRWQAPLAMSAPTLAPAPV from the coding sequence ATGAGCCGTCGTATTCGCGTGCTGATGATTTTCCCGCGTTTTAACCCACACTCGTTCTGGAGTTACGAGGGCGCGGTTGAAGTGCTCGGGGCCAAATATCCCGCGGCCCCGCTTGGCATGATCACGCTGGCCGCGCTGCTGCCGGCCGCGTGGGACATTCGGCTGATCAACCGCAATACGGACACGCTGGAAGAGCATGACCTCGACTGGCCCGACATGGTGATGACGGGCGGCATGCTTTCGCAGCAGAACGATGCCCTGGATCTGATCGAGCGCTGCCGCGCGCGCAACCTGCCGGTGGTGGTCGGTGGACCCGATGCCACATCGAGCCCGCACATCTATGACCGCGCTGATTTCCAGGTGCTCGGCGAAGTCGAAGACATCATCGGTGATTTCGTCGCCGCGTGGGACAACGGTGAACGCCAGGGGCGTTTCATAGCACCACGCTTCCAGGTCAACGTGACGAAAACGCCGATCCCGCGTTTCGACCTGCTGAAGTTCAAGGACTATCTTTATATCGGCCTGCAGTTTTCGCGCGGCTGCCCGTTCACCTGCGAGTTCTGCGACATCATCGAACTCTATGGCCGCAATCCGCGCGCCAAGACCGCCGATCAAATGCTGGCTGAGCTCGATCGGCTTTACGAACTTGGCTATCGCGGCCATCTCGATTTCGTCGATGACAATCTCATCGGCAACAAGAAGGCCGTCAAAGCGTTCCTGCCGCATCTCATCGCCTGGCAGAAACGCCGCCACTTTCCCTTCACCTTCTCGACCGAGGCCTCGCTCAACATCGCCGACGATCCGGTGTTGATGACCATGATGCGTGAAGCGAACTTCTTCGGCTTCTTCGTCGGTATTGAAAGCCCGGATCCCGAAACCCTGATCCAGATGGCGAAGAAGCAGAACATCAAGCACGAGATCTACGAGAGCGTGCACAAGATCTACGCCCAAGGCATGATTCTGTTTCCCGGCTTCATCGTCGGCTTCGATTCCGAAAAGCAAAGTGTCGCCGACGGCATCATGCAATGTATCGAGGATGCCGCTCTGCCGATGGGCATGCTCGGCCTGCTCTATGCCCTGCCCGGCACCCAGCTGACGCGGCGGCTCGCCAAGGAAGGCCGTTTGCATCCGGAGACCGGCCATGATGTCGACAGCCGACAGGGCGATTTCGCGCTGTCTGGACTGAATTTCGAGACATCACGACCGCGCGCCGAGATTCTGCGGGATTTCGCCGGCGTCCTGCGCCGCCTCTACGAACCGAAAGCCTATTTCGCCCGGTTGCGGCGGGCCGTTGTGCCGATGCAACGGGTGAAATTACCGGCCTGGATCGCGATCCGCGACTCGCTGCGAGAGATCGATCGGTTTTTCAAGATCATGTGGGAAGTGACCGTGCATCGGCCCGACATGCGCTGGCCGGTGTGGAAGCTGATCATCGAATGTCTGGTGCGCAACCCAAGCGCCATCCGTAACATCATGGTCATGGTGGTGTTCTACCTGTATCTTGCGCCGCTTAGCCGATTCTGGATCGGCGAAACTGAACGGCAGATCGAGGCCATAGAATCCGGCCGCTGGCAGGCCCCGCTTGCAATGAGCGCCCCGACACTGGCGCCGGCGCCCGTCTAA
- a CDS encoding branched-chain amino acid ABC transporter permease: MSALTSENLRMPNPDSASEQLVSAARWRWFEFLFWGLALLCGLSMFAPMLGFNVPIIPSKMMLMSEILILGLLALSIDLCLGYAGLVTLGQGAFFGIGAYTAGLLAKYGAGVAPLSDPILGLLAAGLVAGAVGFATSFLVLRGSDLTRLMVTLGVALIVEELVNKLKDITGGSDGLQGVMSSPILGIWEFDLYGRTAFWYTLIVIFVCFWFCRRLVNSPYGYSLRAIKGNALRARAIGVPVNARLVQVYTLAAAIAGIAGGLLAQTTQFASPDMVAFHRSADSLLMVIFGGSGYLYGGLIGAVAFRVMQDILSSITPQYWLFWVGVALVLLVLFARNGIIGLFASAAARYKGAGK, from the coding sequence ATGAGCGCCCTCACCAGCGAAAACCTTCGTATGCCAAACCCAGATTCGGCCAGCGAGCAATTGGTCTCCGCTGCCCGCTGGCGCTGGTTTGAGTTCCTCTTCTGGGGGCTCGCGCTTTTGTGCGGTCTCAGCATGTTCGCGCCGATGCTCGGCTTTAACGTGCCGATCATCCCGTCGAAGATGATGTTGATGAGCGAAATCCTCATCCTCGGCCTGCTGGCGCTGTCGATCGATCTCTGCCTGGGATACGCCGGTCTCGTCACCTTGGGGCAGGGCGCTTTCTTCGGTATCGGCGCCTACACCGCTGGCCTCCTCGCCAAATATGGCGCGGGCGTCGCGCCGTTGAGCGATCCTATCCTCGGACTGCTCGCGGCCGGCCTTGTCGCTGGCGCTGTCGGCTTCGCCACCAGCTTCCTGGTGTTGCGCGGCTCCGATCTGACACGTCTCATGGTGACGCTTGGCGTCGCTCTGATCGTCGAGGAACTGGTCAACAAGCTCAAGGACATCACCGGCGGTTCTGATGGCCTTCAGGGCGTCATGTCCTCGCCGATATTGGGCATATGGGAGTTCGATCTCTACGGCAGGACAGCGTTCTGGTACACGTTGATCGTCATTTTCGTCTGCTTCTGGTTCTGCCGTCGCCTGGTGAATTCGCCCTATGGATATTCGCTGCGCGCCATCAAGGGCAATGCGCTGCGGGCCCGCGCCATTGGCGTGCCGGTCAATGCCCGGCTGGTCCAGGTTTATACCCTCGCCGCGGCCATCGCTGGCATTGCTGGCGGCTTGCTGGCGCAGACGACGCAGTTCGCTTCGCCCGATATGGTCGCCTTCCATCGCTCGGCCGATTCCCTCTTGATGGTGATCTTCGGTGGCTCCGGCTATCTCTATGGTGGCCTGATCGGCGCAGTCGCGTTCCGTGTCATGCAGGACATTCTGTCGAGCATCACGCCGCAATACTGGCTGTTCTGGGTTGGTGTCGCCCTGGTGCTGCTGGTGCTGTTCGCCCGCAACGGCATCATCGGCCTCTTTGCCAGCGCGGCCGCGCGTTACAAGGGAGCGGGCAAATGA
- a CDS encoding glutathione S-transferase family protein: protein MLELYHHGSSACAAKVRFALAEKGLEWRSHYLDILKGDQFDPAYLKINPKAVVPTLVHDGRVIPESTVICEYVEETFPGHKIYPETAYERAHVRVWTKAVDEELHPACSAITYIVSHRHTILRQGTGNFDEFLQRGAAEGTAARTLKWQWIQQGIEGPGAADKMRLYDGYLHKMEAALGGREWLVGDRFSMADIAMTPYVNRLDALAMDGLWTGGRLPQVERWFHQVRARPSFKPAFVDWMPQALAEEMRENGQKTWPQIRAFFGL from the coding sequence ATGCTGGAGCTTTATCATCATGGATCGTCGGCCTGCGCGGCAAAGGTTCGTTTCGCGCTGGCCGAGAAGGGATTGGAGTGGCGCAGCCACTATCTTGATATTCTCAAGGGGGATCAGTTCGATCCGGCCTATCTCAAGATCAACCCCAAGGCGGTGGTACCAACCCTTGTTCACGATGGAAGGGTGATCCCTGAGTCCACCGTCATCTGTGAATACGTGGAAGAGACATTCCCCGGCCACAAGATCTATCCCGAGACGGCCTATGAACGCGCGCACGTGCGTGTTTGGACCAAGGCGGTGGACGAAGAATTACATCCGGCATGTTCCGCAATCACCTACATCGTGTCGCATCGCCACACGATTTTGCGCCAAGGCACCGGTAACTTTGACGAGTTTCTCCAGCGCGGAGCCGCGGAGGGCACCGCCGCGCGCACGCTCAAATGGCAGTGGATACAGCAAGGGATAGAGGGACCGGGAGCCGCCGATAAAATGCGTCTCTATGATGGCTACCTGCATAAGATGGAGGCCGCACTTGGCGGGCGGGAATGGTTGGTCGGCGATCGCTTCTCGATGGCCGACATTGCGATGACCCCCTATGTCAATCGACTGGATGCTTTGGCCATGGATGGGCTGTGGACCGGCGGCCGCTTGCCGCAGGTCGAAAGATGGTTCCACCAAGTGAGGGCGCGGCCTTCGTTCAAGCCGGCGTTTGTTGACTGGATGCCGCAGGCTCTCGCGGAGGAAATGCGCGAGAACGGCCAAAAAACCTGGCCGCAAATTCGCGCGTTCTTCGGCCTCTAA